The proteins below come from a single Edaphobacter acidisoli genomic window:
- a CDS encoding energy transducer TonB has product MQLLADAQNTAERYAKYITEFQELCRANDVGFGSPEEFFGLPPRLARDESFREDFTSLTKSVQRREDGKLTLTNMLTIVAVAMGGKDIANAGDAGAVPASLMVVFLAGLGGWNETKPASAQEAAKSSSNGAEVNGSGGDETSTGKMADDPAADFVQRLKAGPEVDIGSLTTTLFGGPTQVKEALGRLEMNTLAMKMHLDSIDSRIERIEPHLDDLKTRPEASEVDESLTVPVPDMKPWPKPDDEAPRPEWTASAPSMKPWPAEKEQDLMWGPTAGVKGPPPRANWPVKQAEPVWREPRIQEREQEKVAARTRSLAEGAAPLRVAEMEPEYEADLPIRVPFNEYLYAEDEPKWGRRLASGLAVIVIAVVVAGGFFYRRHGWHGYNDAVETIGAAMSNSKAGVMEWVSSHEAQSSSSSTSQDVAKGAAQPAPEALQQQAASTTPATTQGVSERDLPAMAPTSAAGAQGAENQPAAAQNQLAAAHQPQTSTRPQALAQPQSSAHASTFAPVASNAGASTDRRQDTPVRSAVRPVVTVLAGSGMAPEATADTKLPRGMHSSVPVFVDMAQLSVISDPRPAYPHDALAHDIEGDVVVQANISRSGDVESAEIVSGPAGLLKPSLDAVREWQFRPYRVNGQPVEARTYVRFRYGTER; this is encoded by the coding sequence GCCTTCCGCCGAGATTGGCGCGGGATGAGAGCTTCCGCGAAGACTTCACCTCGCTGACCAAGTCCGTACAAAGAAGAGAAGATGGGAAACTGACCCTGACCAACATGCTGACCATTGTTGCGGTGGCAATGGGTGGCAAGGACATTGCGAATGCGGGGGACGCGGGCGCGGTTCCTGCCAGCCTGATGGTGGTGTTTCTGGCTGGGCTTGGAGGATGGAACGAGACGAAACCTGCTTCTGCTCAAGAAGCTGCAAAGAGTTCTTCAAACGGGGCTGAGGTGAACGGTAGTGGGGGAGATGAAACTTCGACTGGCAAGATGGCTGATGACCCGGCGGCAGACTTTGTGCAGCGGTTGAAGGCTGGGCCAGAGGTTGATATAGGAAGTTTGACGACGACTCTCTTTGGCGGGCCAACGCAGGTGAAGGAAGCGCTGGGCCGTCTGGAGATGAATACGCTCGCAATGAAGATGCATCTGGACAGCATCGACAGCAGGATAGAGAGGATTGAACCGCATCTGGACGATTTGAAGACCCGGCCTGAGGCATCTGAGGTGGATGAGTCGTTGACGGTTCCTGTGCCCGACATGAAGCCCTGGCCCAAGCCGGACGATGAAGCACCGAGGCCGGAGTGGACTGCTTCGGCTCCGTCGATGAAGCCGTGGCCAGCAGAAAAAGAGCAGGACCTGATGTGGGGGCCAACGGCTGGGGTGAAGGGTCCTCCGCCGCGGGCGAACTGGCCTGTGAAGCAGGCTGAGCCGGTCTGGCGCGAGCCACGTATACAGGAGCGTGAGCAGGAGAAGGTTGCGGCTCGCACGCGGTCGCTGGCGGAAGGCGCCGCGCCGTTGCGGGTCGCGGAGATGGAACCGGAGTATGAGGCAGACCTTCCGATCCGCGTGCCATTCAATGAGTATTTGTATGCGGAAGATGAGCCGAAGTGGGGACGCAGGCTGGCCAGTGGCCTTGCGGTTATCGTGATTGCCGTGGTGGTGGCGGGTGGATTCTTCTATCGCCGTCATGGATGGCATGGCTATAACGACGCGGTCGAGACGATTGGCGCGGCCATGTCGAATTCGAAGGCTGGCGTGATGGAGTGGGTGAGCTCGCATGAAGCGCAGAGCTCTTCGAGTTCTACGAGCCAGGATGTGGCTAAGGGAGCGGCTCAACCAGCGCCGGAGGCTCTGCAACAGCAGGCAGCTTCGACGACTCCGGCAACGACACAGGGTGTTTCAGAGCGGGATCTGCCTGCGATGGCACCGACCTCTGCGGCTGGTGCTCAGGGAGCGGAGAACCAGCCAGCAGCGGCGCAGAACCAGCTGGCAGCGGCTCATCAGCCACAGACTTCGACCCGGCCGCAGGCCTTGGCTCAGCCGCAGAGTTCGGCGCATGCTTCTACTTTTGCGCCGGTGGCTTCGAATGCGGGCGCTTCGACGGATCGCAGACAGGACACACCAGTGAGGAGCGCGGTGCGGCCGGTGGTGACGGTGCTTGCCGGGTCGGGCATGGCTCCGGAAGCGACGGCCGACACGAAGTTGCCGCGGGGTATGCATAGCTCGGTGCCGGTGTTTGTGGATATGGCGCAGCTGTCCGTAATTTCTGATCCTCGGCCAGCGTATCCGCATGATGCGCTTGCGCATGACATTGAGGGAGATGTGGTGGTGCAGGCGAACATCTCGCGCAGTGGCGATGTGGAGAGTGCGGAGATTGTGAGCGGACCTGCTGGTTTGCTGAAGCCATCGCTCGATGCCGTGCGGGAGTGGCAGTTCAGGCCTTACAGGGTGAATGGTCAGCCGGTGGAAGCGCGGACTTACGTCCGGTTTAGATACGGCACTGAGCGGTAG
- a CDS encoding zinc dependent phospholipase C family protein, whose translation MRRTESTQICIRGLPILSFSRGTLLKTIVALALIFSGAPALPYSFQTHEQLIDLTWKASIRPLLLARFPNLTPAQLHEAHAYAYGGCAIQDIGYYPFGDGFYSDLMHYVRAGDFVRSLLRNARTPDELAFAIGALTHYVADNIGHSEAVNLSVPVEFPKLKKRYGPNVNYGEDPHAHVRTEFAFDINELTKRRMAPSAYLHHVGLYVATDLLRRSFYETYGIDIRRLFIPGHPIVRGYAFSVRSFLPRIAYAEAVLHRNSFPPDTPSEPLDKLKASLAQADYENGWDQYRKKAGFLTYTMAGFIYILPKIGPLSNLSIRGPNQQTQELYVESLNQTIDSLRQMLAHFDQIGSYLPNRDLDTGAEVRPGGYRLTDETYAHLLANLTRHPERSVPLHLQHDIIAYYADPNAPISTKKHHDQWAQVQANLKVLATMRTTTDPDPDDGDTTTPAAPSNTQQ comes from the coding sequence GTGAGACGCACAGAGAGCACGCAGATTTGTATCCGAGGTCTACCTATTCTCTCCTTTAGCCGAGGCACACTGCTCAAGACCATCGTTGCGCTGGCACTCATCTTTTCCGGCGCGCCCGCCCTGCCCTACTCGTTTCAGACGCACGAGCAGCTCATCGATCTTACCTGGAAGGCATCTATTCGTCCGCTGCTACTTGCGCGCTTTCCCAATCTCACCCCAGCGCAGCTCCACGAAGCCCATGCCTACGCCTACGGAGGCTGCGCCATTCAGGACATCGGCTATTATCCCTTCGGCGACGGCTTCTACAGCGACCTCATGCACTACGTCCGCGCCGGCGACTTTGTCCGCAGTCTCCTGCGCAACGCCCGTACCCCGGACGAGCTCGCTTTTGCCATCGGCGCTCTCACTCACTATGTTGCCGACAACATCGGCCACTCCGAGGCCGTCAATCTCTCCGTCCCGGTCGAGTTCCCCAAGCTCAAAAAGAGGTACGGCCCCAACGTCAATTATGGTGAAGACCCGCACGCCCACGTTCGCACCGAGTTCGCCTTTGACATCAACGAGCTCACCAAGCGCCGCATGGCACCCTCCGCCTACCTGCACCACGTCGGCCTTTACGTTGCAACCGATCTCCTGCGTCGCTCATTCTACGAAACCTACGGCATCGACATCAGGCGCCTCTTCATCCCAGGACATCCTATCGTTCGTGGTTACGCCTTCTCCGTCCGCAGCTTTCTTCCGCGCATCGCATATGCAGAGGCAGTTCTGCACCGCAACAGCTTCCCGCCCGACACCCCCAGCGAGCCACTCGACAAACTCAAGGCATCTCTCGCGCAGGCCGACTACGAAAATGGATGGGACCAGTACCGAAAAAAGGCTGGCTTCCTGACCTACACGATGGCCGGTTTCATCTACATCCTGCCGAAGATTGGACCACTCTCCAATCTCTCTATCCGGGGCCCCAACCAGCAGACACAAGAACTCTACGTCGAAAGCCTCAATCAGACCATCGACTCACTACGCCAGATGCTCGCCCACTTCGACCAGATTGGCAGCTATCTTCCCAACCGCGATCTCGACACTGGCGCTGAAGTCAGACCCGGCGGCTACCGTCTCACTGATGAGACCTACGCCCACCTCCTCGCCAACCTCACACGCCACCCCGAGCGCTCCGTTCCCCTTCATCTGCAGCACGACATCATCGCCTACTACGCCGATCCCAACGCCCCAATCTCAACGAAAAAGCATCACGATCAATGGGCGCAGGTCCAAGCCAATCTCAAGGTTCTGGCGACCATGCGCACCACCACCGACCCAGACCCCGACGACGGAGACACCACCACCCCCGCAGCGCCATCAAACACGCAGCAGTAA
- a CDS encoding TlpA family protein disulfide reductase — MTEVEANARRERWVMWGFVAAVVLLGAMGWYRAGSMAGKIAPVAERKSMPELVLDQLGGGEWKMVDHRGQVVLVNYWATWCGPCRDEMPGLARLARELGPQGLAVVGVSIDRGKRERVGEFVDEMKVPYPVVFPSPLSQVDAGLEGVPTTILVDREGRVAKSYVGAVRERDFRTDVEALLREQ, encoded by the coding sequence ATGACGGAAGTGGAAGCCAACGCGAGGCGCGAACGATGGGTGATGTGGGGCTTCGTGGCGGCCGTGGTCCTGTTGGGCGCAATGGGGTGGTATCGCGCGGGGAGCATGGCAGGTAAGATCGCTCCCGTCGCTGAGCGCAAGTCGATGCCTGAACTTGTACTGGATCAGCTGGGCGGTGGTGAGTGGAAGATGGTCGATCATCGTGGACAGGTCGTACTGGTGAACTATTGGGCGACGTGGTGCGGCCCCTGCCGTGATGAGATGCCAGGATTGGCTCGACTGGCGCGAGAGCTTGGACCGCAGGGATTGGCGGTGGTGGGGGTGTCGATCGACAGAGGCAAGCGGGAGAGAGTGGGGGAGTTTGTTGATGAGATGAAAGTGCCGTATCCGGTGGTGTTTCCTTCGCCGCTGTCGCAGGTGGATGCGGGACTGGAAGGTGTGCCCACGACGATTCTGGTGGACCGCGAGGGACGCGTGGCGAAGAGTTATGTTGGCGCGGTGAGAGAACGAGACTTTCGGACGGATGTGGAGGCGTTGTTGAGGGAACAGTGA
- a CDS encoding rhamnogalacturonan acetylesterase has product MNRLGLLAFALATPVLAQSPALMKYACGPANRMFATLSASSIYSDTHAGFDLNTLPSFTGKSCTSDKPFFFSVPVVEGSDRVTVVLGGDQSATTTIWSEARRLSVEKVQTEAGKSKTETFDVNVRTPEIGGDAAHHVHLKPREIGNLDWDHKLTLEFNGEHPSIRSISVEPITPHEPTIYLAGDSTVVDQDVEPWAAWGQMLPRFFRPGVVIANHAESGETIKSFVGEQRFAKIFSLIQPGDYLFMQFNHNDQKISPRTHQPVVPLDEYRALLIEYIGKARAAGATPVLVTSMNRRTFDASGHITNSLGDYPATMRSVAAEQHVALIDLNAMSKTLFETMGPEGTLKAFMHYPANSFPNQTEAISDDTHFNKYGAYELARCIVHGIRAANLPIKKYLVKGTTDFNPAHPDDVNTFHLPATPIPPKTEDVTKVPQT; this is encoded by the coding sequence ATGAACCGCCTCGGACTCCTCGCGTTCGCTCTCGCCACTCCCGTGCTCGCCCAATCCCCCGCGCTGATGAAGTACGCCTGCGGCCCCGCGAATCGAATGTTCGCCACACTGAGCGCCAGTTCCATCTACTCCGACACACACGCGGGCTTCGACCTCAACACTCTCCCCAGCTTCACCGGCAAATCCTGCACCAGCGACAAGCCCTTCTTCTTCTCCGTCCCCGTCGTCGAAGGCAGCGACCGTGTCACCGTCGTGCTCGGCGGAGACCAGTCCGCCACCACCACCATCTGGTCCGAAGCCCGCCGCCTCTCCGTCGAAAAAGTCCAAACCGAAGCCGGCAAATCCAAGACCGAGACCTTCGACGTCAACGTCCGCACCCCTGAAATCGGCGGCGATGCAGCGCATCACGTCCACCTCAAGCCGCGCGAGATCGGCAACCTAGACTGGGACCACAAACTCACCCTCGAGTTCAACGGCGAACACCCCAGCATCCGCAGCATCTCCGTCGAACCAATCACCCCACACGAGCCCACCATCTATCTAGCCGGCGACTCCACCGTTGTCGATCAGGACGTCGAGCCCTGGGCAGCATGGGGCCAGATGCTTCCGCGCTTCTTCCGCCCCGGCGTCGTCATCGCCAACCACGCCGAGTCCGGCGAGACCATCAAAAGCTTCGTCGGCGAGCAGCGCTTCGCAAAAATCTTCTCCCTCATCCAGCCCGGCGACTATCTCTTCATGCAGTTCAACCACAACGACCAGAAGATCAGCCCGCGCACCCACCAGCCCGTCGTTCCGCTCGACGAGTACCGCGCGCTGCTCATCGAATACATCGGCAAAGCCCGCGCTGCCGGGGCCACGCCCGTGCTCGTCACCAGCATGAACCGCCGCACCTTCGACGCCTCCGGCCACATCACCAACTCACTCGGCGACTACCCGGCCACCATGCGCTCCGTCGCCGCCGAGCAGCACGTCGCGCTCATCGACCTCAACGCCATGTCGAAGACGCTCTTTGAAACCATGGGCCCCGAAGGCACGCTCAAGGCTTTCATGCACTACCCGGCCAACTCATTCCCAAACCAGACCGAAGCCATCAGCGACGACACACACTTCAATAAATACGGCGCCTACGAGCTGGCTCGGTGCATCGTCCACGGCATCCGCGCCGCAAACCTTCCCATCAAAAAATACCTCGTCAAAGGCACCACCGACTTCAACCCAGCCCACCCTGACGACGTCAACACCTTCCATCTGCCCGCCACCCCTATTCCACCCAAGACCGAAGACGTCACCAAAGTCCCCCAGACCTAG
- a CDS encoding tyrosine-protein phosphatase: protein MIDIHHHLLWGLDDGASNVETTLAMARIAAEDGITHVVCSPHANSRYAYEPEVISAKIAELERLLANEHIALKLGRGCDFHLSYDNIEQAKSNPARYSINGLGYLLVEIPDYGVPPNLTEVFYELQLASLTPILTHPERNPTLQADRPRMIEWLQGGVLIQVTAGSILGQMGKQAERMAHELLEKRWVNFLATDAHNTTSRPPKMQAAYDLVAKKYGPDYAHLLCVSNPLAAFNGKPLQPQPEPQGLYENLEPKSWWQRLFNR, encoded by the coding sequence ATGATTGACATTCACCACCATCTGCTCTGGGGGCTGGACGATGGTGCCTCGAACGTCGAAACCACACTGGCCATGGCCCGCATTGCAGCCGAAGACGGCATCACCCACGTCGTCTGCTCCCCGCACGCCAACAGCCGCTATGCCTACGAGCCCGAGGTCATCTCCGCAAAGATCGCTGAATTGGAGCGTCTGCTTGCCAACGAACACATTGCACTGAAGCTTGGCCGCGGCTGTGATTTCCATCTCTCCTACGACAACATCGAACAGGCCAAATCCAATCCCGCCCGCTACAGCATCAACGGCCTCGGCTACCTGCTCGTCGAAATCCCGGACTACGGCGTGCCGCCCAATCTCACCGAAGTCTTCTACGAATTACAGCTTGCCAGTCTGACACCCATCCTCACCCACCCCGAACGCAATCCCACACTCCAAGCCGACCGGCCTCGCATGATCGAATGGCTGCAAGGAGGTGTGCTCATACAGGTCACCGCCGGGTCAATTCTGGGCCAAATGGGCAAGCAGGCCGAGCGCATGGCGCACGAGCTTCTCGAAAAGCGCTGGGTCAACTTCCTCGCCACTGACGCGCACAACACGACCTCGCGCCCGCCGAAGATGCAAGCCGCGTATGATCTCGTCGCGAAAAAATACGGCCCCGACTACGCCCACCTGCTCTGCGTCTCCAACCCCTTAGCCGCGTTTAACGGAAAGCCTCTGCAGCCGCAGCCCGAACCGCAGGGACTGTACGAGAATCTCGAACCAAAGAGCTGGTGGCAGCGCCTCTTCAACCGCTGA
- the purQ gene encoding phosphoribosylformylglycinamidine synthase subunit PurQ: MKFGVLVFPGSNCDHDTYHVIDAIAHQPVTFLWHASEDLQGCDAILVPGGFAYGDYLRTGAIAKFAPVMQSVAKFAKSGGLVMGICNGFQILCEAGLLPGALMRNANQNYICKQTHLRTETTNSPFTHSLKQGQILQMPIGHAEGNYFCDADTLATLKREDRIAFRYSTPEGEITSGANPNGSLENIAGVLSEGRNVLGMMPHPDRSSEALLGSADGLLLFRALAQSLANAR, encoded by the coding sequence ATGAAGTTTGGCGTTCTCGTCTTTCCCGGATCGAACTGCGACCATGACACCTATCATGTGATCGACGCGATTGCGCATCAGCCGGTCACATTCCTCTGGCACGCCTCCGAAGACCTCCAGGGCTGTGACGCCATCCTCGTGCCCGGCGGCTTTGCCTACGGCGACTACCTCCGCACCGGAGCCATCGCAAAGTTCGCCCCGGTCATGCAGTCCGTAGCGAAGTTCGCCAAAAGCGGGGGGCTCGTCATGGGCATCTGCAACGGCTTCCAGATCCTCTGCGAAGCTGGCCTTCTGCCCGGCGCGCTCATGCGCAACGCGAACCAGAACTACATCTGCAAACAGACCCACCTGCGCACCGAGACCACCAACTCGCCCTTCACTCACAGCCTGAAGCAGGGCCAGATCCTCCAGATGCCTATCGGCCACGCCGAAGGCAACTACTTCTGCGACGCCGACACACTCGCTACGCTCAAGCGCGAAGACCGCATCGCCTTTCGTTACTCCACACCCGAAGGTGAAATCACCTCCGGAGCCAATCCGAACGGCTCACTCGAAAACATCGCAGGCGTGCTCAGCGAAGGTCGCAATGTGCTCGGCATGATGCCGCACCCCGATCGTTCGAGCGAAGCGCTGCTCGGTTCAGCCGATGGCCTGCTCCTCTTTCGGGCCCTTGCTCAGTCGCTGGCAAATGCCCGCTAA
- a CDS encoding alpha-amylase domain-containing protein, whose protein sequence is MAVMMQAFYWDAPIQENKEGQWWNFLAGKAPELAASGFNALWLPPICKAALARSPGYDPYDYFDLGDFDQKGSIKTLYGNRAELENLIRTLHANNIGAYADMVINHNSGADEEEVNPLDNQKRWTKFSPKSGKFPRDWNCFHPSRYERVIIEGENYAGYPHLCHRNPRVYEAMFEYARMIIEEIGFDGFRFDFAKGFGAWMIGLLAKYRYERDGKEVVPFVVGEYWSGPNDIEGWLDRVRAVTDNQIAAFDFPLRYKLKDMCDTLQYDLRNLTADGSVVAKRPFNAVTFVENHDMRDKEIINDKTLAYSFILMNEGYPCVFWHDYYNLGLARPNSPNGLDALIDAHHRYAGGDALILHADPDLYILERGGFEGQRGCIYVLNNLGDKWSGTSVKTRWQNQKFKPVAWDGHDIAHPDERTTDGDGNAEFPAPPRGYAVYAPA, encoded by the coding sequence ATGGCCGTAATGATGCAGGCGTTCTATTGGGATGCACCAATTCAAGAAAATAAGGAAGGCCAATGGTGGAACTTTCTCGCCGGGAAAGCTCCGGAGCTTGCCGCATCCGGCTTCAACGCGCTCTGGCTCCCGCCCATCTGCAAAGCAGCCCTGGCCCGCTCTCCAGGCTACGACCCATACGATTATTTTGACTTGGGCGACTTCGACCAAAAAGGCAGCATCAAGACGCTCTACGGCAACCGCGCCGAGCTTGAGAACCTGATTCGCACCCTGCACGCAAACAATATCGGCGCATATGCGGATATGGTCATCAACCACAACTCAGGCGCGGACGAGGAGGAAGTCAATCCTCTGGACAATCAAAAGCGGTGGACCAAATTCTCTCCAAAATCAGGAAAATTCCCCCGCGACTGGAACTGCTTCCATCCTTCTCGCTACGAGCGGGTGATCATCGAGGGCGAAAACTACGCCGGCTACCCGCATCTTTGCCATCGCAATCCGCGCGTCTACGAGGCCATGTTCGAATACGCCCGCATGATCATCGAGGAAATCGGCTTCGACGGCTTCCGCTTCGACTTCGCCAAAGGCTTCGGCGCATGGATGATTGGCCTGCTCGCAAAATATCGTTACGAGCGCGACGGCAAGGAAGTTGTCCCCTTCGTTGTCGGCGAATACTGGTCTGGCCCAAACGACATCGAAGGCTGGCTGGACCGCGTTCGCGCCGTCACAGACAACCAGATTGCCGCCTTCGATTTCCCTCTTCGCTACAAGCTCAAAGACATGTGCGACACGCTCCAGTATGACCTTCGCAATCTCACAGCGGACGGCTCTGTCGTTGCCAAACGTCCCTTCAACGCCGTGACCTTCGTCGAAAATCACGACATGCGCGACAAAGAAATCATCAACGACAAGACTCTCGCCTACTCCTTCATCCTGATGAACGAAGGCTACCCATGCGTCTTCTGGCACGACTATTACAACCTTGGCCTTGCCCGCCCAAATTCTCCCAACGGCCTCGACGCGTTGATCGACGCACATCATCGCTACGCAGGCGGCGACGCTTTAATCCTGCACGCTGACCCCGACCTCTATATCCTCGAACGCGGCGGCTTCGAAGGCCAGCGCGGCTGCATCTACGTGCTGAACAATCTCGGCGACAAATGGTCCGGCACATCCGTCAAGACCCGATGGCAGAATCAGAAATTCAAACCTGTCGCATGGGACGGCCACGACATTGCACATCCAGACGAGCGCACCACCGACGGCGACGGCAACGCCGAATTCCCCGCCCCGCCACGCGGATACGCCGTCTACGCGCCAGCCTGA
- a CDS encoding AI-2E family transporter → MGAGRDKTVVTLKTAGTALLNWWRAATLDALIVGCLWFIGLELIHVPLAPMWAVLGGILQIIPTYGGMIALLGPVFSVAVTGHDEWRLGLVLGLYGVIMILEGLVIGPYILHRTTRVPWWAAFLGPILLGIVIPFWGVLLAPPLLAVIFALVKPERPRKS, encoded by the coding sequence ATGGGAGCAGGAAGGGACAAGACGGTTGTCACGCTGAAGACGGCAGGCACGGCGCTGCTGAATTGGTGGCGTGCCGCAACGCTCGATGCGTTGATTGTGGGCTGTCTGTGGTTTATCGGGCTGGAGTTGATTCATGTTCCGCTGGCGCCGATGTGGGCTGTGCTCGGCGGCATCCTGCAGATCATTCCGACGTACGGTGGCATGATTGCGCTGCTGGGGCCGGTGTTTTCAGTTGCGGTGACAGGACATGATGAGTGGCGGCTAGGGCTAGTGCTTGGACTTTATGGCGTCATCATGATTCTGGAAGGCCTGGTCATCGGGCCCTACATATTGCATCGCACGACGCGGGTTCCGTGGTGGGCGGCGTTTCTGGGGCCGATCCTGCTGGGTATCGTGATTCCGTTTTGGGGAGTGCTGCTGGCGCCGCCGCTGCTTGCGGTTATCTTTGCACTGGTGAAACCTGAGCGGCCACGCAAGTCTTAG
- a CDS encoding ABC transporter permease has translation MMKLPESFGSFRSGATFGRSQALQRSWPVVLDLCVASIALACFYGVVVIARYWFGHAEPEIVISQSPRALPLYAFYSIIRIFLAYLLSLIFAVGYGYIAAYNKRVEALMIAALDILQSIPVLSFLPGVMLAMVALFPTRQIGVEMGAIVLIFTGQVWNMAFSFYSSIKSIPRELSEAASIYNFSRWQRLVQLELPYSAIGLVWNSMVSVAGGWFFLMACEMFVLGTRDFRLPGLGSYLQTAAGTGNKAAITWGLVTMVAIIVATDQLIWRPIIAWSDKFKFEQVESTQRVRSPLLHLLQHSRGLRTLKHHTIRPLSEGLYQRLADERKARTERATAAAGSPHVNANRLKTVLRAIIVIVATTAVLYAAWRALGLLRQVNASQFGEIMKGALATFLRVNVSLLLSSLWTIPVGVAIGFHPRLARIAQPLAQIAASVPATALFPVILIALVRMGGGLGIGSIALMLLGTQWYILFNVIAGAMAIPSDMREVAKLFRFTTVQRWKTVILPGIFPYLITGLVTASGGAWNASIIAEYFRLQNHTMQTVGLGAVISAATDSGQFQILLLATIVMAMMVVTINRLVWRPLYRLAESRYKLA, from the coding sequence ATGATGAAGCTGCCCGAGAGCTTCGGCAGCTTCCGCAGCGGAGCTACGTTCGGCCGCTCGCAGGCCCTGCAGCGAAGCTGGCCCGTCGTGCTGGACCTCTGCGTAGCCAGCATCGCGCTCGCATGTTTCTACGGCGTCGTCGTCATCGCGCGATACTGGTTTGGTCATGCCGAACCGGAGATCGTCATCTCGCAGAGCCCGCGCGCGCTGCCGCTCTATGCCTTCTATTCCATCATCCGCATCTTTCTCGCCTATCTGCTCAGCCTGATCTTCGCCGTCGGCTACGGCTACATCGCCGCGTACAACAAGCGGGTCGAAGCGCTGATGATCGCCGCGCTCGACATCCTGCAATCGATCCCGGTGCTCAGCTTTCTTCCCGGAGTCATGCTCGCAATGGTCGCGCTCTTCCCCACGCGGCAGATCGGTGTCGAGATGGGCGCAATTGTGCTCATCTTCACCGGCCAGGTCTGGAACATGGCCTTCAGCTTCTACTCGTCGATCAAGAGCATTCCGCGCGAGCTGTCCGAAGCCGCAAGCATCTATAATTTTTCGCGTTGGCAGCGCCTCGTGCAACTGGAGCTTCCTTACTCCGCAATCGGTCTCGTCTGGAACTCCATGGTCTCCGTCGCCGGCGGATGGTTCTTCCTGATGGCCTGCGAGATGTTCGTGCTCGGCACGCGCGACTTCCGCCTGCCCGGACTCGGCTCGTATCTGCAAACAGCCGCAGGCACGGGAAACAAAGCAGCCATCACCTGGGGCCTCGTCACGATGGTCGCCATCATCGTCGCCACTGATCAGCTCATCTGGCGTCCCATCATCGCGTGGAGCGACAAATTCAAATTCGAGCAGGTCGAAAGCACGCAGCGCGTCCGCTCTCCGCTGCTGCACCTGCTGCAACATTCGCGCGGACTGCGCACGCTGAAGCACCACACCATCCGCCCGCTCAGCGAAGGCCTCTACCAGCGCCTGGCCGATGAGCGTAAGGCCCGCACGGAGCGTGCTACAGCCGCGGCCGGCTCACCCCACGTGAACGCAAATCGCCTCAAAACCGTCTTGCGCGCAATCATCGTCATCGTAGCCACCACCGCTGTTCTGTATGCAGCATGGCGAGCTCTCGGACTGCTGCGCCAGGTCAACGCATCGCAGTTCGGCGAGATCATGAAGGGCGCGCTCGCGACATTTCTCCGCGTCAACGTCTCCCTGCTCCTCTCCTCGCTGTGGACAATCCCGGTCGGTGTCGCCATCGGCTTTCACCCGCGCCTCGCGCGCATCGCACAGCCGCTCGCGCAGATTGCAGCCTCAGTCCCAGCCACCGCACTCTTCCCCGTCATCCTCATCGCGCTCGTGCGCATGGGCGGCGGCCTCGGCATCGGCTCTATCGCGCTGATGCTTCTCGGAACGCAGTGGTACATTCTGTTCAACGTCATCGCCGGCGCCATGGCCATTCCGTCCGACATGCGCGAGGTCGCCAAACTCTTCCGCTTCACCACCGTGCAGCGCTGGAAGACGGTCATCCTGCCAGGAATCTTCCCCTACCTGATCACCGGACTCGTCACAGCCTCCGGCGGCGCATGGAACGCAAGCATCATCGCCGAGTACTTCCGCCTGCAGAACCACACCATGCAGACGGTCGGCCTCGGCGCAGTCATCAGCGCTGCCACTGACAGCGGCCAGTTTCAGATTCTGCTGCTCGCCACCATCGTCATGGCCATGATGGTGGTGACGATCAACCGCCTCGTCTGGCGGCCGCTCTATCGCCTCGCCGAATCGAGATACAAGCTCGCCTAA